In Hyphomicrobium denitrificans 1NES1, the genomic stretch CACAGCGTTCGCGGCTTCCTTTCCGCTACCGTCAAGAAGAAGCTCGGCCACAGCATCATCACATCGCGAGATAATGACGGTGGCTGCCGCTATCGGATCGATCGAGCCGGTCGGGGACGCCGATGAGCGTTCGTCACACGACGAGCGAGGTCAACCGCGAACTGGATGATCTCGCAGCCCTTGATCTCGATGCTCTGCGACGGCGCTGGGCGCAGATTAAGCGGCCGACCTGCGCCGGAGCATCTCCCGCGCCATCTTCTGTTTCGGCTCGTCGCTTACCGTATCCAAGCGGAAACGTTCGGTGATCTCGACAGCAAGAGCATCAAGCTCCTACGGGAACTTGCCCAGCAGCGAGCCAAA encodes the following:
- a CDS encoding DUF3489 domain-containing protein, with protein sequence MSRSPKSSTKIQTCLDILGRKTGAALSELMAVTNWQAHSVRGFLSATVKKKLGHSIITSRDNDGGCRYRIDRAGRGRR